The region GCAAAATTGAGCAAGGCTTACCTGAACGTGTTACGCAGTGGTTAGTTGATTTCCACCATGTCGCAGCTGATGAATTGGCGACTTGTACTTACCGTCATTATGATGCCGACGCTGTGCATCATTTGATGCGTGTTGCGGGTGGTTTAGATTCACTAGTATTAGGTGAACCCCAAATCTTAGGGCAGATAAAACAAGCCTTTGCCAAAGCTAAACAGCTGAACAGTGTTTCTCAAGTACTCGATAAGTTATTTCAGAAAACTTTCACTGCCGCTAAACGAGTGCGCACTGAAACAGAAATTGGTGCCAATGCCGTCTCTGTTGCTTTTGCAGCGGTAAGTCTTAGCAAGCATATCTTTGATGATTTATCGAAAACCCGTGTATTGTTGATTGGTGCCGGTGAGACGATTGATTTGGTTGCTACGCATCTCGCAGAACAAAATGTGAAAGAGATGATGGTTGCTAACCGAACGGTCTCACGTGCGCAAATATTAGGTGAAAAGTTTGGTGCAACCACCTTCACACTAGAAGAAATTCCACAGCATTTGCACAATGCTGATATTGTTATTAGCTCAACAGCCAGTCCTTTACCGATTATTGGTAAAGGAATGATTGAGAGTGCGCTAAAACAACGTAAGCAAAAACCGATTTTCTTGGTTGATATTGCCGTACCACGGGATATTGAAGAAGAGGTGGGTGAGTTAGGTAATGCTTATCTTTATACCGTCGATGATCTACAAGGTATCATTGAGCAGAATAAAGAAGCCCGCCAAGACGCGGCGCAACAAGCCGAACATATAATAACGGAAGAAACACAGCTGTTTTCAGAATGGATCGCGTCATTATCCAGTGTCGATTCGATTAAAGAATACCGCACCGCAGCAATGGCAGAAAAAGAAATATTACTCCAACGCGCAATCTTGGCAATGCAAAATGGGACTGACGGCGAGCGTGTACTGACTGAGCTGGCGAATAAGTTAACCAATAAGCTCATCCACGCACCGACCCAAGCGCTGGTGAGTGCTGGTAAGCGTAACCAAGATGACGAGCTATTATTAGTCCGTCGTGTTGTTGGTTTAGAGTTATAGTCACGTCTTCAAAATAAGCTGTTGTTGCTAATTTTTCTTATCGGTTAACAACAGCTCATGCTATTTCAATTTTTTGAGCATATATTCACTATATCCAAGGTAAATATTCGGAAAGCAATCGACTATTTCCTTACATATAGGTATCCTTGCCGATCACAACAAAGAAATAATTCATATTCAGTTGCTGAAGCAGCCTATGTCAGACTTCTGCAATCTATTTAACGGTAATACGAGAGTAAAGATGAAAGCATCGATCATTACAAAATTAGAAGCCTTAATCGAACGTCACGAAGAAGTTCAAGCACTACTAGGTGAACCAACGATCATCAGTGATCAGGACCGTTACCGTGCCTTAACTAAAGAATACGCGCAATTAGAAGAGTTAGTTTCTTGCTTTAAAGAATATCAAGAAGCAAAAGAAGATTTCGAATCTGCAGAAGAAATGCTCAAGGATGATGATCCTGATATGCGTGAAATGGCTGTTGAAGAATATAAAGAAAGCAAAGCGACTGTAGCCCGTATTAGTGACGAGTTAGAGGTTTTATTGTTACCACGTGATCCAAATGACAGTAATAACTGTTTCTTAGAGATCCGTGCTGGTGCTGGTGGTGATGAAGCGGCAATCTTTGCAGGTGATTTGTACCGTATGTATAGCCGTTATGCTGAGAAAAAAGGCTGGCGCTTATCTATCATGAACCTAAGTGATAGTGATCAAGGCGGTTACAAAGAAGTTATCGTTAAGATGGAAGGTGAAGCTGTATTCGGCACGATGAAGTTTGAATCAGGTGGTCACCGTGTACAACGTGTACCAGAAACGGAATCACAAGGTCGTATCCATACATCTGCTTGTACAGTTGTGGTTATGCCTGAAGTACCTGAGTCTGAAGCGATTAGCATTAATACAGCGGACCTTAAAGTTGATACTTTCCGTGCATCTGGCGCGGGTGGTCAGCACGTAAATAAAACTGATTCAGCGATCCGTATTACCCACATCCCAACGGGTACTGTGGTTGAGTGCCAAGATGAACGTTCGCAGCATAAAAACCGTGCGCGTGCGATGTCTATTCTACAAGCGCGAATTCAAGCTGCTGCAGATGAAGTTGTGCGTCTTGAAGAAGAAAGTACTCGTCGTAGTTTGGTAGCAAGTGGCGATCGTTCTGAACGTATTCGTACTTATAACTATCCGCAAGGCCGTGTGAGTGATCACCGCATCAACTTAACGCTTTACCGTCTAAATGAAGTGATGGAAGGTGAATTAGATGTATTGATCCAACCTATTATTCAAGAACATCAAGCTGATCTGTTAGCGGCACTTGCTGAAGCAGACTAGGTATATTGCGTACTGTGAAAACAATTGCACAAATACTGCAGTGGGCTGTCAAGCAGCTCACTGACAGTGAAAGCCCAAAACTTGATGCTGAAGTCATTCTTTGTTTCCTATTAGAAAAAGATCGCAGTTATCTTTTCGCTTGGGATGATAAAGTACTCGATGATGACATTATCAGCCGTTTCTCTGCACTTATTACTCGCCGTCAGGCTGGTGAGCCCGTCGCGCATATTCTTGGTTACCGTGAATTTTGGTCATTAGAACTAGAGGTCTCTGCTGATACCTTAATCCCCAGACCGGATACGGAAGTATTAGTCGAACAAGCGCTTGCTTGTATGCCGACGCAAACTTGCCAAGTACTAGATTTGGGCACAGGTACTGGTGCAATCGCATTGGCCCTTGCATCGGAATCTCCGCAGGCTACGGTTACCGCTATTGAGTATAATCCAGGTGCTGCAGCATTAGCACGACGCAATACCAAGCGCTGTGGTCTTGATGTCGAAGTGTTGCAAGGTAGCTGGTTTGAACCTTTGCAATCCGAGCAACGCTTTGATGTGATAGTCAGTAACCCGCCTTATATCGAAGAACATGATCCTCATCTGGCGATGGGTGATGTGCGCTTTGAGCCGTTAACGGCATTAGTCGCTGACGAAGATGGTTTTGCTGATCTCAAGCATATAATTAGCCACGGTTATGCATTCTTAAATGCGGGTGGTTGGTTACTCGTCGAACATGGCTTTGAACAAGGTACTGCGGTACGGGATTTATTTATCGCTGCGGATTACCACCAGGTTATTACTTATAAAGATTATGGTAATAACGATCGTATTACTGTCGGACAACGGAAAGAAATCTAATTATGGATATTGTTCTCCCGCTACACATCGCAACACTGTTATTAAGTATCGCGATGTATTTTATAAATTTTGCCTTCACAGTGAAGCAATCACCGTATCTTGAACATGCTGGTTTTCTTAAATCACGTAAAGTAATCGATATGATCACAGTGATGATGATTGCCTTAGTGTGTATGGTGTCGGGACGAGCGCCGTTTGCAGATACGGTGATGACCGAAAAATTAATATCAACACTGGCCATCACTTTTATGATGTTTATGTCATTACAGCAAGGTAAGAATTTATTTTTCCGCTGTTTTGCATTTGCAGGTAGTATTGGTTGGTTATTTTATGTCTATTCACTCGCCGTTAACGGCGAAGCATATTTGCTGAGGTAGTTATGGAATTTGATGCAAATGAAGCGCTGACAGAAACAGAATCGACAGAAACAGAACAACTAGAATCGCTAGATAATAACGATATCGATAGTGAAGAACTTGGCGAGTACGATGATGAGCTCGCGGAAGAAGTGTTAATGATTGATAACGTCATGCTTGCGACACTATCTGCCATCGAAATGATAACGGAAAAACCGTTACTCGAAGAAGCTATTATCGAATTAGATGGGCTCATTGAGCTTATCGAAGTGGATATGCAAGGCTTTACTTGTGAAATTGAAAAACGTGATCAGTTATTATATTTGTTTTATCAGCAATTGGGTTTTGCAGGTAATTGGCGTAAGTGGCTAGAGCTTGATAGCGTATTATTGCATAAAGTGATAAGCAGCCGTAATGGTGTGCCACTGTCACTTGGCACTGTATTTATATACTTTGCTGAACACTTTGAAGTTGATGTAAAAGGGATCCTGTTTCCGGGGCAATTTGTGTTGCGCTTTGGGAGTGAAAAAGAGGCAGTTTATGTCGACCCTGCAGATGGTAAAATATTAACGCAGCATAAATTACAAGTATTGTTACGTGGTATCGAAGGCAACCATGCCTTGTTAACCGATGATGATCTGTTAGAAGTTAACAATGAAATGCATTATCTGCGCTTATTGCAGGTATTAAAAGCAGCGTTAATTCGTGATGAACATTTTTCGTATGCATTACGTTGTATTGATTTAATTTTAGAACTTGAACCTGATGAACCGTATGAGATCCGTGATCGTGGCTTTTTATTGCAACAACTTGATTGTAAAAAATTAGCGAGCGAAGATTTTGCTTATTTTATTGAGCAGTGTCCAGATGATCCGATCACGCGAGTATTAAAAGCACAAGTTGAAGAACTTTCTGTCGCCAATGATACGATTCATTAATATTAATTGATTTGCAATAGACTCTTTAAGGTAACAATTATGAATGCAAAAATAGTAAAAATTGGTAATGATATTATTTGTGCCAACGATCTACCATTTGTGTTATTTGGTGGTATCAATGTATTAGAAGACGAACTGTCAACGTTACGCGCTGTAGAAGCGTATAAGACGGTAACTGATAAACTGGGTATCCCTTTTGTATTTAAAGCGTCTTTTGATAAAGCTAACCGTTCAAGTATCCACTCTTTTCGTGGTGTGGGCATGGAAAAAGGCTTAAACATCTTTAAACGTGTTAAAGAAGAATTCAATGTGCCAATCATCACTGATATTCATACTGAAGCACAGTGCCAACCGGTTGCAGATGTTGTTGATGTGATCCAATTACCGGCTTTCCTTGCTCGTCAAACTGATTTAGTACAAGCAATGGCGGCAACAGGTGCTGTGATTAATATTAAAAAACCACAGTTTATGTCGCCACATCAAGTGGGTAATATCGTCGATAAGTTCGCCGAATGTGGCAATGAGCATGTGATTATCTGTGAGCGTGGTCATTGCCATGGTTACGATAACCTGATTGTTGATCCATTAGCATTTGGTGTAATGAAAGAGCTTACTCAAGGTACGCCAATCATTTTAGACAGTACGCATGCAACGCAACAGCGTGATGCGGGTAGTGCTGCATCTGGTGGCCGTCGTAAGCAAGTGCCTGAGTTAAGCTATGCAGGTTTAGCGACTGGTATTGCGGGTCTATTCATTGAAGCACATGAAAACCCAGCACAAGCGCGTTGTGATGGACCATCGGCATTACCATTTGCTAAGTTAGAAGCCTTTTTAACACAGGCAAAAGCGATTGATGATGTAGTGAAGAGCTTTACTGCGATAGATATCGATTAATTTAGGCATAAAAAAAGCGCTGTAAGAATACAGCGCTAAACAACCTTTGACCGATAATACAAATGTATTAAGAATATTATCAAAGGTTTAAAAATAAGTAGTTTCTACTTAAAGGCCTAAACCAAAAAGTTTAAGCAAACAAACACAACATTACATAACAAAGACTAACTAATATAAATAATACTAATTAACGAAAATATCGGGAATAAGTAAAATAAGTATTAAGTCCTATATACATACGCGCACTATAGTTATGTTCTGGCAATCTGACAATTGACAAATTATAATGTTTCGCATTAGTTTTTCTCATCTAACTGGACACCGTTATGTCACGTAGACTTCCGCCTTTAAATTCGTTACGTGTTTTCGAAGCCGCCGCTAGACATTCTAGCTTTACACGCGCATCTGAAGAACTTTATGTGACGCAAGCCGCTGTTAGCCATCAAATTAAAGCACTTGAAGAGTATCTGGGCATTAAATTATTTCGTCGTCAAAACCGCGCGCTATTTTTAACGGAAGAAGGTCAGAGTTATTTTCTTGATATTAAAGATACGTTTTCTTCATTAGTGGATGCGACTGAGCGTTTATTAGCCAGAGGGGCAAAGGGATCGTTGACGGTGAGTTTACAACCGAGTTTTGCTATTCAATGGTTAGTGCCACGGTTATCTTTATTTTCTGAACTGTATCCTGATATTGATGTGCGCATTAAAGCTGTTGATATGGACGATGGTTCACTGACCGATGATGTCGATGTGGCGATTTATTATGGTCGCGGCAAATGGAAAGATATACACGCGCAGAAACTGCATACTGAGTATTTAGTACCAGTTTGTTCTCCACGATTATTGAATGGACCTAAACCATTAAAAACCCCTGGTGATTTAAAGTTACACACCTTATTACATGATACATCACGTCGTGATTGGACTGCTTGGTTTAAGCAAACCAAGATTACTGATATCAATGTTAACCAAGGTCCTATTTTTAGTCACACATCAATGGTATTACAAGCGGCTGTACACGGCCAAGGTGTTGCATTAGGGCACAGTGTACTTGCACAACCTGAAATCGATGCCGGTCGTTTGGTTCGTCCTTTTAACGAGGTATTAGTGAGCAAGAATGCTTATTACGTTGTTTGCCGAGAAGAGCAGGATGAACTTGGTAAAATAGTGGCATTTCGTGATTGGATGATGTCCTTGGTAGAGGTAGAGCAACAAGCGTTTGTGGAGAATTAATTCATCACGAACTCACTAAATCCTTGGTGTTATATCGTCAAGGGTTTAGACTGTGCGACTTTTGTATGCAAACCAATTCAAAATCCCAGTATGCTGCACTGGTTTGTGTATATGTTATGAATTTTTAATCTCGGTATTGTACCTATACTGAGTATATATCGTCAGCGATGTTGATGATGAAAATGAGGTTATTAGAAAATGAATGGTGTTTTATTATATTGCCGTCCTGGTTATGAAAAAGAATGTGCTGCTGAGATCCAAGCACGAGCGACAGCCATGGAGGCGTATGGTTTTGCTAAAGTAACGCCGAATTCGGGTTATGTTGTGTTTGAATGTCACTCTGCTGACGATGTCGATACACTAGCGAAAAAATTACCACTTTCATCATTGATCTTTGCTCGTCAAATGATTGCACTGCATGCACGTGTTGATGACATGCCACTTTACGACCGTGTTAACCCTGTGGTTGCTGCTTGTGAAGGCATTGAAGGCATGGGTGAGTTACGTGTAGAAATGCCTGATACCAATGAAGGTAAAGAGCTATCTAAATTCTGCCGTAAATACACAGTGCCACTACGTCAATCATTGCGTAAAAATGATCACTTATTAGCAAAAGAAAATAAAAACCGTCCAGTGCTGCACGTATTCTTCATTGATAACGTGAGTGTGTATATCGGTTACTCATATAGCTTTAACAATTCGTCACTACCTATGGGTATTATGCGTCTTAAATTCCCATCGAAAGCGCCAAGTCGTTCGACGCTAAAGCTGGAAGAGGCATTCCACACATTTATTCCAGCAGATCAGTGGGACCGACGTATCGGTGGTGCTATGCGTGCGGTTGATTTAGGCGCTTGTCCTGGTGGTTGGACGTATCAGTTAGTACAACGCAGTATGTTTGTTGTGGCAATTGATAACGGTGCAATGGCTGAAAGCTTGATGGAAACAGGTCAAGTTAAGCATTTTGAAGAAGATGGTTTTAAATATGAACCAGCTAAAACAACAATTGCTTGGACTAACCGTAAATTAAACGGTAACAAGGTTAAGGTTCCTGAGAATCCACCAGTAGACATGCTGGTATGTGACATGATTGAGAAACCTGAACGTGTTGCACGTCTAATGTGTAAGTGGTTATTGAATGCATGGTGTAAAGAAGCCATCTTTAACCTTAAATTACCATTGAAGCGTCGTTACCATACACTGGAAGATTGCTTAGAGATTTTAGATAAGCAATTAGATGACCGTTTTGTTATTCAAGCTAAACACCTTTATCATGATCGTGATGAAGTGACTGTACATGTTGCTTGGACACACTTCATCCCTGAAGATAAATAAGCAACTTGTTGATAAGGTAAGTTGATAAGGCATAGCGCCTGAATATTGCGTTAACGCTTCAATAAAGCCATTAAACATCACTGCGGTGAACTGTTTAATGGTTTTTTGCTTTATGAGCTATCCCTATTCTTATTTAAAGCGATATCTAAAGTAGAGTAGTGGATCTTCACCACGCACTCTAATCCCTATGATAGCCCCTTCAATGCCCATATTATAATAAGCCTCGTGTTGTATCATGCCGTTAGATTTAACTTTCGTCTTGATCGTCAAACGCTCGTAATCGAGTAACAGATATGGAC is a window of Moritella sp. F3 DNA encoding:
- the hemA gene encoding glutamyl-tRNA reductase, with protein sequence MTLLALGINHNTAPVSLREKVAFSPDNIDAAFTSIIADGVASEAVIVSTCNRTEIYCKIEQGLPERVTQWLVDFHHVAADELATCTYRHYDADAVHHLMRVAGGLDSLVLGEPQILGQIKQAFAKAKQLNSVSQVLDKLFQKTFTAAKRVRTETEIGANAVSVAFAAVSLSKHIFDDLSKTRVLLIGAGETIDLVATHLAEQNVKEMMVANRTVSRAQILGEKFGATTFTLEEIPQHLHNADIVISSTASPLPIIGKGMIESALKQRKQKPIFLVDIAVPRDIEEEVGELGNAYLYTVDDLQGIIEQNKEARQDAAQQAEHIITEETQLFSEWIASLSSVDSIKEYRTAAMAEKEILLQRAILAMQNGTDGERVLTELANKLTNKLIHAPTQALVSAGKRNQDDELLLVRRVVGLEL
- the prfA gene encoding peptide chain release factor 1 — protein: MKASIITKLEALIERHEEVQALLGEPTIISDQDRYRALTKEYAQLEELVSCFKEYQEAKEDFESAEEMLKDDDPDMREMAVEEYKESKATVARISDELEVLLLPRDPNDSNNCFLEIRAGAGGDEAAIFAGDLYRMYSRYAEKKGWRLSIMNLSDSDQGGYKEVIVKMEGEAVFGTMKFESGGHRVQRVPETESQGRIHTSACTVVVMPEVPESEAISINTADLKVDTFRASGAGGQHVNKTDSAIRITHIPTGTVVECQDERSQHKNRARAMSILQARIQAAADEVVRLEEESTRRSLVASGDRSERIRTYNYPQGRVSDHRINLTLYRLNEVMEGELDVLIQPIIQEHQADLLAALAEAD
- the prmC gene encoding peptide chain release factor N(5)-glutamine methyltransferase; translated protein: MKTIAQILQWAVKQLTDSESPKLDAEVILCFLLEKDRSYLFAWDDKVLDDDIISRFSALITRRQAGEPVAHILGYREFWSLELEVSADTLIPRPDTEVLVEQALACMPTQTCQVLDLGTGTGAIALALASESPQATVTAIEYNPGAAALARRNTKRCGLDVEVLQGSWFEPLQSEQRFDVIVSNPPYIEEHDPHLAMGDVRFEPLTALVADEDGFADLKHIISHGYAFLNAGGWLLVEHGFEQGTAVRDLFIAADYHQVITYKDYGNNDRITVGQRKEI
- a CDS encoding SirB2 family protein, with protein sequence MDIVLPLHIATLLLSIAMYFINFAFTVKQSPYLEHAGFLKSRKVIDMITVMMIALVCMVSGRAPFADTVMTEKLISTLAITFMMFMSLQQGKNLFFRCFAFAGSIGWLFYVYSLAVNGEAYLLR
- a CDS encoding SirB1 family protein; translated protein: MEFDANEALTETESTETEQLESLDNNDIDSEELGEYDDELAEEVLMIDNVMLATLSAIEMITEKPLLEEAIIELDGLIELIEVDMQGFTCEIEKRDQLLYLFYQQLGFAGNWRKWLELDSVLLHKVISSRNGVPLSLGTVFIYFAEHFEVDVKGILFPGQFVLRFGSEKEAVYVDPADGKILTQHKLQVLLRGIEGNHALLTDDDLLEVNNEMHYLRLLQVLKAALIRDEHFSYALRCIDLILELEPDEPYEIRDRGFLLQQLDCKKLASEDFAYFIEQCPDDPITRVLKAQVEELSVANDTIH
- the kdsA gene encoding 3-deoxy-8-phosphooctulonate synthase, giving the protein MNAKIVKIGNDIICANDLPFVLFGGINVLEDELSTLRAVEAYKTVTDKLGIPFVFKASFDKANRSSIHSFRGVGMEKGLNIFKRVKEEFNVPIITDIHTEAQCQPVADVVDVIQLPAFLARQTDLVQAMAATGAVINIKKPQFMSPHQVGNIVDKFAECGNEHVIICERGHCHGYDNLIVDPLAFGVMKELTQGTPIILDSTHATQQRDAGSAASGGRRKQVPELSYAGLATGIAGLFIEAHENPAQARCDGPSALPFAKLEAFLTQAKAIDDVVKSFTAIDID
- a CDS encoding transcriptional regulator GcvA yields the protein MSRRLPPLNSLRVFEAAARHSSFTRASEELYVTQAAVSHQIKALEEYLGIKLFRRQNRALFLTEEGQSYFLDIKDTFSSLVDATERLLARGAKGSLTVSLQPSFAIQWLVPRLSLFSELYPDIDVRIKAVDMDDGSLTDDVDVAIYYGRGKWKDIHAQKLHTEYLVPVCSPRLLNGPKPLKTPGDLKLHTLLHDTSRRDWTAWFKQTKITDINVNQGPIFSHTSMVLQAAVHGQGVALGHSVLAQPEIDAGRLVRPFNEVLVSKNAYYVVCREEQDELGKIVAFRDWMMSLVEVEQQAFVEN
- the rlmM gene encoding 23S rRNA (cytidine(2498)-2'-O)-methyltransferase RlmM, with amino-acid sequence MNGVLLYCRPGYEKECAAEIQARATAMEAYGFAKVTPNSGYVVFECHSADDVDTLAKKLPLSSLIFARQMIALHARVDDMPLYDRVNPVVAACEGIEGMGELRVEMPDTNEGKELSKFCRKYTVPLRQSLRKNDHLLAKENKNRPVLHVFFIDNVSVYIGYSYSFNNSSLPMGIMRLKFPSKAPSRSTLKLEEAFHTFIPADQWDRRIGGAMRAVDLGACPGGWTYQLVQRSMFVVAIDNGAMAESLMETGQVKHFEEDGFKYEPAKTTIAWTNRKLNGNKVKVPENPPVDMLVCDMIEKPERVARLMCKWLLNAWCKEAIFNLKLPLKRRYHTLEDCLEILDKQLDDRFVIQAKHLYHDRDEVTVHVAWTHFIPEDK